TTTGTGGAAATGTTTGTCGGTGTTGGGGCAAGCCGTGTTCGTGATTTATTTGAGAATGCTAAAAAGAATGCACCGTCAATTATCTTTATTGATGAAATTGATGCTGTTGGTCGTCAACGTGGTAATGGTATGGGTGGTGGCCATGATGAACGTGAGCAAACACTTAATCAATTACTTGTTGAGATGGATGGTTTTGAAGATGATGAGAGTGTTATTGTTATGGCTGCAACGAACCGTTCTGATGTTTTGGACCCTGCATTATTAAGACCAGGTCGTTTTGATCGTAAGATTTTAGTTGGTCGTCCAGACGTCAAGGGACGTGAAGCTATTTTGAAGGTACATGCGAAGAATAAACCGTTGGCAAATGATGTCGATCTGAAGATGGTTTCTAAGCAGACACCAGGGTTTGTTGGTGCTGATTTAGAGAACTTGCTCAACGAAGCTGCGCTTTTGGCTGCTCGTCGTGATAAAAAACAAATTGATGCTTCTGATATTGATGAAGCGGAAGACCGTGTCATTGCGGGACCTGCTAAGAGAGATCGTGTTATTAGCAAGAAAGAAAGAGACACTGTTGCATACCATGAAGCGGGTCATACTATTGTAGGTTTGATCCTTAATGAAGCACGAATTGTGCATAAAGTAACGATTGTTCCGCGTGGTCGTGCTGGCGGATATGCAATTATGCTTCCAAAAGAAGATCAAATGTTACTTTCAAAACATGATATGAAGGAGCAAATTGCTGGATTAATGGGTGGTCGTGCTGCTGAGGAAATTATTTATAATGAACAATCCTCTGGTGCATCAAATGACTTCCAGCAAGCCACACAACTCGCTAGAGCTATGGTTACTGAATATGGGATGAGTGAAAAACTTGGTCCAGTTCAATATGAAGGCCAAAGTAATATGTTTGCTGGTGGTGGAATGGCTGGTCAACCTAGTTACTCTGGACAAACAGCTAATCTGATTGATGATGAGGTTAAGGCCTTGTTAAATGAGGGAATGACTTCAGCTAAGCAAATTATTGAAGAACATCGTGAACAACATAAGATAATTGCTGAGGCTTTGCTTGAGTATGAAACACTTGATGAAAAACAAATTTTAAGCTTATTTGAAACAGGGAAAATGCCAGTGAAGCAAGACGAGGAATTCCCTAGTGAAAAAGCTGCAACATTTGAAGAATCAAAGGAAGCTCTAAAAAGAAAAGAAGAGGAAAAACAACGGGAAAACGAAAAGACAGTTGAAGAAGATTTAACTAAAACTGTGACATTTTATCCAAAAGATAAATCTTAATAGCAGTGTTTATTTTCCGTTGAAAAACAGATGATTTTATATTGAAATCATCTGTTTTTTATTGCTATTATGGAATTAACATATCACTTAGAGGAGAAAAAAGAATGGCTGATTATTTGATAAAAGTATTGGCATATAGCGGACAATTGAGAATTTATGCCGTGGATTCTACTGAAACTGTTAGAGAGGCACAGAAAATTCATGATACTTGGAGCGCTGCTACAGCTGCATTTGGGAGGGCAATTACTGCTACTAGTTTATTAAGTCAATCTTTGTTAAAGGATGACAATAAAATGACCGCAAAAATTATGGGCGATGGACCAACTGGTACAATTGTGGTTGATGGTACGGCAAAAGGCGAAATAAAAGGGTACTTGCACGAACCACATGTGCATCTACCACTAAATGATAGAAAGAAAATTGATGTCAAAGGTGCAGTCGGCAGTAATGGATTATTGGAAATTACGAAGGATCTTGGACTTAAAACACCTTTTACAGGACAAGTTCCAATCATTTCAGGAGAATTAGGTGAAGATTTTACTTACTATATGGCAAAATCAGAACAAATTCCGTCTTCAATTGGTGTTTCAGTATTTGTTAATAAGGATAATTCAGTTAAAACTGCTGGAGGATTCATGATACAGGTAATGCCAGGCGCTAGTGAAGAAGTTTTGAAAGAGATTGAACAAAAGATAGCAAAACTACCAGCAATTTCAGTAATGATGGCAGAAAATTATACTCCAGAAGATATGATTTATCGTATTTGTGGAAAAGAAAATGCACAAATTTTAAGTAAAATTAATATCAATTACAATTGTGATTGTTCTAAAGAACGTTTTGCCAAATCACTAGCAAGTATTTCACCGGCAGATCTAAGAATGATGATTGAAGAAGATCATGGAGCTGAAGCAATCTGTCAATTTTGTAAAAAGAGATATTTTTTTACAGAAGATGAGTTAAAAAAACTACTAAAAGATATTCAAAATTAAAAAATTAAAATATAATGGAATTAGATTTGCTTTTTATGTCGTAATTGGGCAATATATAAGGTGAGTAATTTTTTGGAGGGATAATTTTGGTTAAGGAACAAAATATGAATGATCAGCTGAAGGTTCGACGTGAAAAAATGGATGAGTTACGTGCGGAGGGAATTGATCCATTTGGTCATCGTTTTGAACGAACAGCAATGACTAAGGAATTGCACGATCAATATGATGTAAAAACAAAAGAAGAACTAGATAATTTGGGAATTGAGGCAACCGTTGCTGGAAGAATGATTGCAAAACGAGGAAAGGGAAAAGTTGGTTTTGCGGACATTCAAGACAAAGATGGACGCTTGCAGTTATATATCCGCAAAGATATTGTTGGTGAAGAGAAGTATCATATTTTTAAACGCTCGGATTTGGGAGATCATTTAGGTCTTACTGGAGAAATCATTAAGACTGACATGGGGGAATTGACACTAAAAGTTACGGATATCACCTTTCTGTCAAAGGCACTTCGCCCATTACCCGATAAGTTTCATGGTTTACAAAATGTGGAACAGATTTATCGACAGCGTTATTTAGATTTAATCTCAAATCGTGACAGCTTTGATCGCTTCATGAAGAGAAGTAAAATTGTAACAGCAGTTAGACGCTATCTTGACGATAATAACTTTACTGAAGTTGAGACCCCAGTCTTACACAATCAAGCAGGTGGCGCCGCAGCACGCCCCTTTAAAACACATCATAATGCATTAGATATCACACTTTATCTAAGAATTGCACTTGAATTGCATTTGAAGAGATTAATTGTTGGTGGAATGGAACGTGTTTATGAAATAGGACGAGTGTTTAGAAACGAAGGAATTGATACAAAACATAATCCTGAATTTACAATGTTAGAAACATATGCCGCTTATTTTGATTTCACAGATGTAATGGACGAAACAGAAGGAATATTTAAAGCTGCAGCGAAAGTAGTAACTGAAGATGGAACGGTTGAGTATCAGGGAGAAAAAGTGGATTTTAATAAGCCATTTAAGCGTGTTCATATGGTTGATGCAATAAAAGAAAAAACAGGTATTGATTTTTGGCAGGAAATGTCCATTGAGCAAGCTAGAAAAATCGCTGATGAAAAAGGTGTTCATTATGAAAAATATTGGAAAGTGGGCCATATTATTAATGAATTCTTTGAGACCTTCTGTGAGGATCAGATTGTAGATCCTACTTTTATCTATGGTCATCCGGTAGAGGTTTCGCCGTTAGCAAAAAAGAATGTAAAAGATGCTAGATTTACAGATCGTTTTGAAATGTTCATTCTCGGAAATGAATATGCAAATGCTTTTACAGAATTGAATGACCCAATAGACCAAAGAAATCGTTTTGAAGCGCAAGTTGAAGAACGTGAGGCTGGAAATGATGAGGCTGAGGGAATTGATGAAGACTATGTAGAAGCATTAGAATATGGAATGCCACCAACTGGAGGATTAGGGATAGGTATTGATCGTTTGGTAATGCTGATGACAGATGCGCCTTCTATTCGTGATGTATTGCTTTTCCCAACTTTACGGGTGGATGATAAGTAATTTACTATGAGTAATTCGAATTAGACGGATAATTTCGATCTACGTAACACGTTTAGCGGAATAAATAGAAAGGGGCTGTGCCATAAGTCCCTAAGTGAAAGAGCTTCACCAGAGAAAGTAATGATTTTTCTGGTGAAGCTCTTTTGGTATAATTAAAAATAAAAAAGCACTGGTTGGAGCCAGTACTTTCAAAAACAATACCCCTATAGAAAGGATAATCAAAATGTACAATAATTATAACATAAATCAGACTGTACTTAGTATTAAAACTGACTGGGAGCCAAAAGAAAATCATCCTGCACGGATGATTAATCAAATAGTTGAAGACCTTAAAATTAATGATCCTTACATCTTTGGACGACCGCGTAAGTATGATCTGCGTGTACTTTTAAAATTAATTTTGTTTGCGTACACAAAAGGTATCTTTAGTAGTCGCCGTATTAATACGTTGGCAGAAGAGAATTTGGCAGCCCGTTGGCTGACACAAGAACAGGTTCCAGCCTACCGAACAATTTGTCGTTTTAGAATTTCAGATGAAGTTGAGAGCTTGATTAATCAATGTATTCTAAAACTAACCAAATATCTGAAACAAAACAATTTTATTGATGAAGTTACTTTTATTGACGGGACTAAAATTTTAGCTGATGCCAATAAATATAGTTTTGTTTGGCGTAAGAATACGATTCGTTTTGACAAGCTTAATCGCTCTGCGATTATAACCCTTCTGGAAGAATTAAATGACGCTAAGTTTAAGTGTCAGCTCCCAGCAGAGACAGATCTTACTTTAGAAATGCTTGATGAAATTACCTTGCGGTTAGAAAATGACTTGAAAGATTTGAATAAAAAGATTGAAAAAGAACATATCTCTCCAAACCCAGACAAGTCAAGGCGTCGAAAACTAAAATCTTTAAAACGAAAACTTAAGTTACGGCAAACTAAATTATTAGCTCATAAAATACAAACCAGAATTTATGGTAAAAGAAATAGTTATTCAAAAACAGATCATGATGCAACTTTCATGCGTGTTAAGGAAGATCCAATGCTCAACGGACAGCTAAAACCGGCTTATAATCTACAAATCGCCACAAGTAAACAATTTGTAACTGCCTTCGGCATTTTTCAAAATCCAGGAGATACCAAAACATTAATTCCTTTTTTACAGCAACAAAAAGCA
Above is a window of Liquorilactobacillus hordei DSM 19519 DNA encoding:
- the ftsH gene encoding ATP-dependent zinc metalloprotease FtsH, whose amino-acid sequence is MNNNKNGLFRNSLFYIVIFLGVMGMLYYFFGGKTSSQSQQIQSSQFISELKKDNVKDFTMQPSGSTYKITGDYKKARKVKESTGLGSFTSGSSKITSFSTNVLTNDVAVKQIQQYAEKNNVKNGAKEEESSSLWLQLLIYLLPVIFFVFFFYMMMGQAGQGGGNGRVMNFGKSKAKPVDKKANKVRFSDVAGAEEEKQELVEVVEFLRDPHKFLALGARIPSGVLLEGPPGTGKTLLAKAVAGEAGVPFFSISGSDFVEMFVGVGASRVRDLFENAKKNAPSIIFIDEIDAVGRQRGNGMGGGHDEREQTLNQLLVEMDGFEDDESVIVMAATNRSDVLDPALLRPGRFDRKILVGRPDVKGREAILKVHAKNKPLANDVDLKMVSKQTPGFVGADLENLLNEAALLAARRDKKQIDASDIDEAEDRVIAGPAKRDRVISKKERDTVAYHEAGHTIVGLILNEARIVHKVTIVPRGRAGGYAIMLPKEDQMLLSKHDMKEQIAGLMGGRAAEEIIYNEQSSGASNDFQQATQLARAMVTEYGMSEKLGPVQYEGQSNMFAGGGMAGQPSYSGQTANLIDDEVKALLNEGMTSAKQIIEEHREQHKIIAEALLEYETLDEKQILSLFETGKMPVKQDEEFPSEKAATFEESKEALKRKEEEKQRENEKTVEEDLTKTVTFYPKDKS
- the hslO gene encoding Hsp33 family molecular chaperone HslO, which translates into the protein MADYLIKVLAYSGQLRIYAVDSTETVREAQKIHDTWSAATAAFGRAITATSLLSQSLLKDDNKMTAKIMGDGPTGTIVVDGTAKGEIKGYLHEPHVHLPLNDRKKIDVKGAVGSNGLLEITKDLGLKTPFTGQVPIISGELGEDFTYYMAKSEQIPSSIGVSVFVNKDNSVKTAGGFMIQVMPGASEEVLKEIEQKIAKLPAISVMMAENYTPEDMIYRICGKENAQILSKININYNCDCSKERFAKSLASISPADLRMMIEEDHGAEAICQFCKKRYFFTEDELKKLLKDIQN
- the lysS gene encoding lysine--tRNA ligase, with the protein product MNDQLKVRREKMDELRAEGIDPFGHRFERTAMTKELHDQYDVKTKEELDNLGIEATVAGRMIAKRGKGKVGFADIQDKDGRLQLYIRKDIVGEEKYHIFKRSDLGDHLGLTGEIIKTDMGELTLKVTDITFLSKALRPLPDKFHGLQNVEQIYRQRYLDLISNRDSFDRFMKRSKIVTAVRRYLDDNNFTEVETPVLHNQAGGAAARPFKTHHNALDITLYLRIALELHLKRLIVGGMERVYEIGRVFRNEGIDTKHNPEFTMLETYAAYFDFTDVMDETEGIFKAAAKVVTEDGTVEYQGEKVDFNKPFKRVHMVDAIKEKTGIDFWQEMSIEQARKIADEKGVHYEKYWKVGHIINEFFETFCEDQIVDPTFIYGHPVEVSPLAKKNVKDARFTDRFEMFILGNEYANAFTELNDPIDQRNRFEAQVEEREAGNDEAEGIDEDYVEALEYGMPPTGGLGIGIDRLVMLMTDAPSIRDVLLFPTLRVDDK
- a CDS encoding IS1182 family transposase — its product is MYNNYNINQTVLSIKTDWEPKENHPARMINQIVEDLKINDPYIFGRPRKYDLRVLLKLILFAYTKGIFSSRRINTLAEENLAARWLTQEQVPAYRTICRFRISDEVESLINQCILKLTKYLKQNNFIDEVTFIDGTKILADANKYSFVWRKNTIRFDKLNRSAIITLLEELNDAKFKCQLPAETDLTLEMLDEITLRLENDLKDLNKKIEKEHISPNPDKSRRRKLKSLKRKLKLRQTKLLAHKIQTRIYGKRNSYSKTDHDATFMRVKEDPMLNGQLKPAYNLQIATSKQFVTAFGIFQNPGDTKTLIPFLQQQKAAGTLGKYIVADAGYGSESNYRYLEDELPEHTALIPYGTMLKENSRKWKSDDRKVMNWAYHPKDDYFIDLQGVRFSFYAYRKRKDKYGFVREFKEYQANKYDNDFKIDHRAFTKNGNPRKISINSAWEYFKAKERKLLSNHQTGSIYGQRKIDVESVFGGLKACLGFKKFSVRGLEKVKREAGIALMAMNIRKLVAKGTNYNCFINKKKRLVKIKERFSLISSILKDLWHSPFLFYLKKH